The following are encoded together in the Leguminivora glycinivorella isolate SPB_JAAS2020 chromosome 18, LegGlyc_1.1, whole genome shotgun sequence genome:
- the LOC125236080 gene encoding uncharacterized protein LOC125236080, producing the protein MPLSAAEKQRRYKEKLKKDPEKYEEYKKKKRECYHAKKKLVKDLTPKEHYNAKIIWKLRKKNLREKRKNFSLLLIHENMNEYFL; encoded by the exons ATGCCGCTGTCAGCCGCTGAAAAACAGAGACGCTACAAAGAAAAGTTAAAAAAAGACCCGGAGAAATATGAGGAATATAAGAAGAAAAAAAGAGAATGCTACCACGCCAAGAAGAAGTTAGTGAAGGACCTGACTCCAAAAGAACACTACAATGCTAAAATAATATGGAAGTTAAGAAAAAAGAATTtaagagaaaaaagaaaaaat TTTTCGTTGTTGTTGATTCATGAAAATATGAATGAATACTTTCTGTAA
- the LOC125236079 gene encoding zinc finger protein 865-like, whose product MSKPSSHAEDLYLSSSTEEDSSAPPPPPPKVDVIDKKKKSKPPTSTSSSKRSKRSSHTDSYLSSSTEEDLPAPPPLPPKADAVEKRKNPSHRHRQQARARGSE is encoded by the exons at gtCAAAACCCTCGTCCCACGCTGAAGATTTATATCTCTCATCCTCCACGGAGGAAGATTCGTCGgcaccgccgccgccaccgccgaaGGTTGACGTGATcgacaaaaagaaaaaatccaagCCGCCAACATCGACGAGCTCGAGCAAGAG gTCAAAACGTTCGTCCCATACCGATTCGTATCTCTCATCCTCCACTGAGGAAGATTTGCCAGCACCGCCACCGCTACCACCGAAGGCTGACGCGgtcgaaaaaagaaaaaatccaagCCATCGACATCGTCAGCAAGCTCGAGCAAGAGGGTCAGAATAG
- the LOC125236077 gene encoding uncharacterized protein LOC125236077 isoform X1: MSDTSEHLFNFVPLASSQTQSQSERESGVRRLSLGVKRKATPVYSFIKKPHRNGGTKVIKIEIYDSNKLNENFEHICKCNAELCAQYVVKNTLLDQVYELTRRVIDKIDEGLSSDTPHGYTIE; the protein is encoded by the exons ATGtcg gaTACATCAGAACACCTATTCAACTTCGTTCCTTTGGCATCATCCCAAACTCAAAGTCAGAGTGAACGGGAGTCAGGGGTGAGACGTCTGTCCTTGGGGGTCAAGAGGAAGGCAACACCCGTTTACTCGTTTATCAAAAAACCACATCGGAATGGAGGTACAAAAGTCATCAAAATAGAAATTTACGACAGTAACAAATTGAATGAGAACTTTGAACATATATGTAAATGTAATGCCGAGCTGTGTGCCCAATATGTAGTGAAAAATACGTTATTAGACCAAGTTTACGAATTAACGCGTAGAGTAATTGACAAGATAGACGAAGGTTTGTCCTCAGATACGCCACATGGGTACACCATCGAATAA
- the LOC125236077 gene encoding uncharacterized protein LOC125236077 isoform X2, with amino-acid sequence MLDTSEHLFNFVPLASSQTQSQSERESGVRRLSLGVKRKATPVYSFIKKPHRNGGTKVIKIEIYDSNKLNENFEHICKCNAELCAQYVVKNTLLDQVYELTRRVIDKIDEGLSSDTPHGYTIE; translated from the coding sequence gaTACATCAGAACACCTATTCAACTTCGTTCCTTTGGCATCATCCCAAACTCAAAGTCAGAGTGAACGGGAGTCAGGGGTGAGACGTCTGTCCTTGGGGGTCAAGAGGAAGGCAACACCCGTTTACTCGTTTATCAAAAAACCACATCGGAATGGAGGTACAAAAGTCATCAAAATAGAAATTTACGACAGTAACAAATTGAATGAGAACTTTGAACATATATGTAAATGTAATGCCGAGCTGTGTGCCCAATATGTAGTGAAAAATACGTTATTAGACCAAGTTTACGAATTAACGCGTAGAGTAATTGACAAGATAGACGAAGGTTTGTCCTCAGATACGCCACATGGGTACACCATCGAATAA
- the LOC125236140 gene encoding uncharacterized protein LOC125236140 translates to MSKPSSHAEDLYLSSSTEEDSSAPPPPPPKVDVIDKKKKSKPPTSTSSSKRSKRSSHTDSYLSSSTEEDLPAPPPLPPKADAVEKRKIQAIDIVSKLEQEGYIRTPIQLRSFGIIPNSKSE, encoded by the exons at gtCAAAACCCTCGTCCCACGCTGAAGATTTATATCTCTCATCCTCCACGGAGGAAGATTCGTCGgcaccgccgccgccaccgccgaaGGTTGACGTGATcgacaaaaagaaaaaatccaagCCGCCAACATCGACGAGCTCGAGCAAGAG gTCAAAACGTTCGTCCCATACCGATTCGTATCTCTCATCCTCCACTGAGGAAGATTTGCCAGCACCGCCACCGCTACCACCGAAGGCTGACGCGGTCGAAAAAAGAAAAATCCAAGCCATCGACATCGTCAGCAAGCTCGAGCAAGAGG gaTACATCAGAACACCTATTCAACTTCGTTCCTTTGGCATCATCCCAAACTCAAAGTCAGAGTGA